In a genomic window of Amphiprion ocellaris isolate individual 3 ecotype Okinawa chromosome 13, ASM2253959v1, whole genome shotgun sequence:
- the LOC111576482 gene encoding paired box protein Pax-5-like yields MEVRFGHVPLAVTHRHGGVNQLGGVFINGRPLPHVVRQGIVELAQRGVRPCEISRRLRVSHGCVSKILSRYNETGSIKPGMIGGSKPKVATPRVVQRILHLKHDNPTMFAWEIRDRLMLERVCDHSSVPSISSINRIIRNRVQPECGEAVSSAASVAMGAACSSESSFSISGILGIRKQSSKHKEGGDVSCGANHNQPCSCCDTWGRSDPCLTFHPSLPANHDPNLLGSSASKYDHLVFL; encoded by the exons ATGGAGGTGCGCTTTGGACACGTTCCTCTCGCCGTTACGCACC GACACGGCGGGGTGAACCAGCTCGGCGGAGTCTTCATTAATGGACGTCCGTTACCGCACGTGGTGAGGCAGGGCATCGTGGAGCTCGCTCAGAGGGGAGTTCGTCCCTGTGAGATCTCCCGCCGTCTGCGAGTCAGTCACGGCTGTGTCAGCAAAATACTGTCCAG GTACAATGAAACAGGAAGCATCAAACCAGGAATGATTGGAGGCTCGAAGCCCAAAGTGGCAACTCCCAGAGTCGTGCAAAGAATCCTGCACCTGAAACACGACAACCCCACGATGTTTGCCTGGGAGATCCGAGACAGACTGATGCTGGAGCGGGTGTGTGACCATAGCAGTGTTCCCAGCATCAGCTCCATCAACAG GATCATCAGGAACAGAGTCCAGCCTGAGTGTGGTGAAGCTG tgtcatcagcagcatctgTTGCCATGGGAGCAGCCTGTTCCTCCGAGTCCAGCTTTTCTATCAGCGGGATTCTGGGAATCAGAAAACAGAGCAGCAAACATAAAGAAG gaGGCGACGTCTCCTGCGGCGCGAACCACAACCAGCCATGTTCCTGTTGTGATACCTGGGGACGGTCGGACCCCTGCCTGACCTTTCACCCCAGCCTGCCAGCTAATCATGATCCAAATCTGTTGGGTTCGTCTGCATCGAAATATGATCACTTAGTCTTCCTGTGA